CCCTTCTCGCCGGGGCAGCCGTGCTTGGTGCGCGGTACCTCAAGCAACCGGAGAAGAGAGGTCCCCACGGCGCTTCGTCGGCGAGCACAATCGTCCTGCAAGACCCAAACCGGACCGTACTCCCTCACCCGGCCGGGTTCCCGCGCGAACTGAGCGAACGTTACGACCGGATCACCTTCGTCGGGAGAGGCGGGCTCGGACAGGTCTTCTCCGCAGTCAGGCGTGACGACGGCAGGCCTGTAGCGGTGAAGGTTCCGGTCGCCTACGACGAAGCAACCGGAAAGACCTTCCTGAAGGAGATGCGATTCTGGGAGGAACTGGCGCATCCAAACATCGTGCAGGTCTACTCGGTCAACATCCTCCCTGTCCCGTACGTCGAGATGGAGTACCTGCCCCAAAGTCTCACAGACCTCGATAAACCCCTCCTGCCGAAGACCGCCGCCCGGATTGCCGCCGGCATTCTCGCCGGGCTGGCTTATGCCCACAAACGGGGGATCGTCCATCGAGACATCAAGCCCGGGAACATCCTTCTTGCGGAGGACCTGACGCCGAAGATCGCCGACTGGGGCATGAGCACGAGGCCTGAAGAGACACGGGAGAATGGCACCGCCGGATTCACCCTCGCCTACGCGGCCCCGGAGCAGATCGCCCCGGAGCAGTTCGGGAGGACCGGGCCCGCAACCGACATCTACCTGTTCGGTGTCGTCTTCTACGAGATGGTTACAGGAAAACTTCCTTACGCCTCCGAGGGCATCGCCGGGATTACCGGAGCGATCCTGAACGCGCAGCCCGCGCCACCGTCTGATCTTGACCCTGCCCTAGCCAGGTTTGATGAGATCATCCTCCGCTGCCTCGCAAAGACACCCACCGACCGTTACCAATCCGCCGGAGAGGCGCTCGATGCGATCGAGACCGTGGTGAGGGAGACTGGCTACGGACGGGCGTGAAGGGGGCCTGAACGCCAGGGTGATGCAGGATTTCACCAATTTGCCTCCGCCCATACTTCCTTTTGCAGTCGACCCATACGTGAGTGCAGGACCGCCCGGCCCGGTCGCAGACCGGGCCTGAACACTAGGCCCTGCTCGAGACCGTGAGTGGAGCCACCTGCATCGCCATCCAGATCGCTCGTCCGTCGTAGCAGTCGGGTGGGTCCAGGGTACGGTGCAGCGGTTGCTGCAGACGGAAATTCAAATTTAGAGGGCCAGATCAAGAATTGGACGATAGAAAACTACGAAAATTATCGTAGTTAAAGGAAGATATTTATTTTTACCCATTCAAGAGATGATTGACGCTTATGCGAGGAAAGATAGTACTTCTGGGGATCGCCCTGATGGTCCTCTGCGCAGCGGTGATCGGTAGTGTCACCGCACAGACGCCAGAGCCGGCGGAGTCAAAAGAAAAGTTAATCCATGTCTCCGGTACGGGCAAAGTGACGACAACACCCGACCAGGCCATCATATTGTTCTCAGTCGAGACCGAGCATGCCGACGTCAAGACTGCACAGCAGCAGAACGCAGAGAAGATGGACGCCGTGATCAAAGCCTTAAAGAAGGCAGGGATCCCGGAGAAAGATATCAGGACCGCGAGTTACAACATCATCCCGGTGACCGGGGAGAACAACAGGCCTCTTTCCTCCGAGACGGGGGCATCTGATCTGAAGATCCAGTTCTACCGCGTCATCAACACTCTTGAGGTCACGCTCAATGACGTAGACCGTGCCGGTGAGATCGTCGACCTTGCGGTCGAGAACGGTGCAAACCGGGTCGACCGGTTCGCGTTCACCCTGAGTGATGAAAAGCAGCAGCAGTTCAGGTCGCAGGCCCTGACCGCCGCTGTCGCGCAGGCGCGGAGCGACGCAGACGCGGTTGCCGCAGCCCTCGGCAAGAGGATCATCGATGTCAAAGAGGTCAACGTCGGGAGCAGTTACATCCCGCTGGCATACGACAGCCGCTTCATGAGCATGGAGAAGGCAGCCGGCGTAGCGGCCCCGACCCCGCTCGAGGCCGGTGAGATCGACGTGACCGCAACCGTCTCAATCTCCTACGTCATCTCCTGATCCCCCTCACAACTCCCCTTTTTGTCTGCAGGTCCGGGCGCTCTCTGGCCCCGGGCCAGCCTCCGATCTACCCCATCGGGAAAGCACGATCTATCCCGAGGAGAGATCGGGTATTGAGCCTATCCTAGCCCGCTTTCATCGTTATCCCGTGGATACCTGGCCACTCTATGATGCCGGGGAGCGAGAGGAGATGTCCTGTTTGAAAACGTGGAGGCGCTCGGGGCCAATTTTACCAAGAGCCAATACCCCGTCTTCTCCCATGACCGCATCGGCGGGGCCGCTACGGTTCTGGCCGGGAGTCCATCGATGGAAGCCTATGCCCACGATGCCGTCTCGGAAAAGACCCTCGGACTGATCTGGAGTCACACTGAGCCCCGGGACATACGTGAGTGGACGGAGATCGCAGACGGCATCGCTGTAACCGGGCCGCTCGTGGTGACCACGCCGAACGGTTATCCCGTCGTCACAGGCTGTGCGCATCCGCACATCAGCCGGATCGTCGAACGGGGATCATAGGTTGGACCGGTTCGGGGCGTCTGTCGTGGAGGAGGGTATTGAAACACTCGCCGGAGTTGCTTACCTCTCGCCATTCTCACTGCACCGATAAGATCGAAAAACTGCAGGCGCGGTGTCCGGAGTCGTTTCGATCAGGCGGGATCGGGATAGTGCATCAGGTCTAAAAAGATTAGGGGGTTGAAGACCTCACTCGATCTCATCCCTTCCAATAATCTCATACCCCTCGGCACTCGGGTTTTTAATCCCCAGGTCATCCGCAAACCAGAGTATGCGCTGTGGGAGGGGAACATCGATGCCATTCGCTTCGAGCGCCTGCCTGATCTTCAGGAGGAGGTCAATCCTCACATCCCACCACTTCCAGGCCGGTGTCCAGATCCGGACGTCCAGGTTGAGACCGCGATCACCGATACTGTCAAGGAAGACCATGGGGGCCGGGTTCTTCAGTGCAAAGGGGTGGGCCGCGATGACCTCTTTTGTGATTCGGATCGCCGCATCGACGTCATCCTTATACCGGATTGGGATCTGGTACGTAAACCTCCGGGCAGGGTTGTTGACGTAGTTTGTGATATTTGACGTAAAGGCCTTCTCGTTCGGGATCCGGACGTAGATCCCATCATACGTCTTGAGAACCGTCGAGAGGACGCGGATATCCTCAACAATGCCGTTTATGCCGGCGATATTTACATTATCCCCAAGTTTGATCGGCCGCTCAAACATCAAAAAGAGGCCGGAGATCAGGTTCGAGACGACGCTCTGGCTGGCAAAACCGATGACCAGACCGGCAACTCCCCCGGCCACCAGAAGGCCGGAGAGGTCGAAGCTGAGTTGCGGGAGAGCGATGACGAACGCCCAGAGGATAATGATGTAGTAGATCAGTTTTGTGAGCAGCTCAGACTCGTTCTTGGGCAGCCGCTCAGCAAGGAGTCTGCGGGCGTTTATCGAGACGACTTTCGCGACGATCACGCCGATGATGAGGGCGATGGCAAAGTACAGGACGTTCCCGAGGGTGATATTGCCAACCCCAATAGAACTATCCAGGATCTCAGTCACGTTAAATGCCATCAGTATCCCCACTCCATCAGGTAACCCCGGTCAATCATCGGGATCTTGCGGGCTACATGCAGTTCAATGGCCTTTGCCATGCCTGGCCGAAGTGGTTTATCGGCGAAGTTCGTCTCCGCAAGCGTCCTCGCGATGATCTTCATCGACGCAGAGATCGCAACAATCTCATCGTAGTAGATCTTCATATCGGTGGTGTCAAAGACCGCATATGAGACCTCTGCCCACTCGGTGTACGCGTTATGGATGGAGAGTTCCATCACCCCTTCACGAAGGGGCTCGACCGGTGGGATCTCCGGGTAAATCTCGCTCTTGTACCAGCGGGCAATGAGCCCATCCGTAGGCGAGCCGTAGAGCGTGAACTTCTGGCTGCCGAGACCGAAGATATCAAGCACCCTGATGTCCTTTGCAGATTCTAAGAAGACCCCCATCTCGATGGGGAACTTCAAGTAGACCGTCTGAGTGGCTCCTGGTTCGACGACAATCGGAGGGAACTCTATCTGCAGGAAGTTGGTGATATCCTCAGGGAGGTTGTGCGGCTCCACTGGATTGATGATAAACTCACCCGTCTTTGAGACCAGAACTCGCTCAAACGTCCGTCCTTCGCACCGGCGCCGGTAGGTCAGAAGACCGTTATTCATCTCGGTTTCCACCAGAATGTCCCCACATTCTCGGCGAAATGTACCATAATAGCGCCCGAACATCACTATTCCTATACAGATACTCAAATATTAAGTTGCTCGACTGAGCGTGAAATGCCGCCCTTTGCGTTGCCGGACGCTCCAAAAAATAACTGCTAAAATATTTATATTCAGTTTTTACCATCAAGTAAAAAGCGAATAATAAGAATGCCATCAGTTATGACAGGAAGAAATCTGATAATGCATAAATAGTAAACTACCAATCTAGCATATTCCAGAGTGAATAAACAGACACTCTTTTAAGTGGATCTTCCAGATACTCTTCTACGCATCTGCCACCAGACTGATGATACGCCGCACCTTCTTTGCCATCTTAGAGTGATCGAACACGAAGGCGCGCGAGCATCGTAGGGGATAGAAAGATAGTAATAAGCGTGAGGCACCATGCCTGCCGGCAGGTAGGAGGTCGCGCTCAAAGGGGGCATGCACAGGTAACTGGGCCGAGAACTGTTTCCAGGTGATGTATGTGAAGGCAAACCAGGAAGAAATCAAGGATACTATAAGTCACGGCCAGATACCCTTGAGCATCTTCAATCACCTCCAGCAACCGGCACTTGTTCTCGACTGCGAGGGTCGGGTAATCGTCTGGAACGAAGGAATGGTGCAATACACAGGGATTTCTGCTGAGGAAATGATTGGGAGGGGCAGTTACGCCCATGGGAAAGCATTGTTCGGCGAGCGCCGCCCCACACTGGCGGACTGTATTCTATCGCATGACGAACCCAGGAGCGACCACTACCCCCTGCTCCCGCACGAGGGAGAGGGGACGCTCGCCAAGTCACAGATCACTCTCGCATCCGGCAGAGAGATCGTCTGCATGGCTGCGCCCCTCTGCGACGCCGATGGCCAGCAGGTTGGAGCGATTGAGATCTTCCAGGATCTGCCCCACGCACCGTCGGCCGAAGACCCCTCCGAGATTTCGCAGGAACAGGTTCAGATCCTGGCAAATTCGCTGCCGGATATGATCTTCACGCTTAACCGGAAAGGTGTTTTCACCCAGTTCTTCTGGACCAGCGCTCGGAACGAGGGCATAAACCCGGATGATATCGTAGGAAAGACTCCTTACGATCTGTTTCCGCCCAGGGAGGCGGAATTCCTGATCGATGCAGCGCGCCGGGTTATCGAGGCGGGAGAGAGAGTATCAGAGACATGGTCATTTCCATGGCACGGAGATCAGCGGTCGTTTATGGTCACCATGAATCCCCTGCACAACTCGACAGGGAAGATTGTGGCGGCCACCGGGGTCAGCCGTGATATCACAAGAGACCTCCTCTGCGAACGAGTTCTCCAGGAGACCAGCCAGTTCTCCAACCTCTATCTCGATCTGCTTGGTACCGATATCTACAATACTCACATGGTTGCAGCGACGATCATTGAGATGCTCCGGGAACGACTCTCCGGCGAAGAAGCGGAACTCGCTCAAAGGGTCAAGATCACGATCGAGCAGGGAATAAACGTCATCAAGAATGTTGAACTCTTAAATACGCTCAACAAACATCAGATCCGCCTGGAGCCGATTGATCTCGACTGTGTTATCCGCGACCAGATACGGCGCTACGCAGGCATCGATATCCGGTATGAGGCGAAAAGTCATATGGTCTGGGCAAGCCCCCTCCTTGAGCACGTCATATCCAACCTGATCAGCAACTGCATCAAGTTTGGCGGCATGAAGGTGCGGATCGAGATATCCGTCATAGAGACCGCAGATATTGTGACGCTCTCGGTCGCAGATAACGGGATCGGTATCCCGGATCACTTAAAACCCAACATCTTCGACCGATTCAATCGTGAGGGGAAATCCACGCCCGGAAGTAGGGGACTGGGGCTCCATATCGTTAAAACCCTGGTTACCCGGTATGGGGGACGTGTCTGGGCATCGGACAGGGTTCCTGGCAAACCCGAGGAAGGGGCAGCAATAAAGATAATCCTGCAGAAATGCTAGCCGGTTGATTAAAGCAATTCGAGTACTCAGATATATATCCCTCAAGCGACTATATCATACCGCATCATTCCCATTGGGGACTGCTTCAATGATCCGAACCATAAGTTTCAAAGAACGACGATATATCGAAGAGTTGAGAATCCTCACCCGGGCGACCGCGCTGGACTGCATCATCGATGAACGCTTCGACCGCGTGGTCTACCTTATAAAAGAAGGAGATATGGGCCTCGCTATCGGCCGGAAAGGCAGCAATATCAAAAAGATGCAGAGGGTCCTCGGGAAACGTGTAGAAATGGTCGAATATTCTCCAGAGATTGAAAAGTTTGCGAAGAATGTATTTAAGCCGGCCGATGTCGTCGGGACCAACAAAGGCGACAACGGGAGGCTCACTGTCTATGTGAAACCGGGTGACCTTGGCATCGCCATCGGGAAAGGCGGATGCACCATCGAGAAAGCACGTATCCTCATCTCCCGGTACTTCAATACCGACCTAGGCGAGGTGCTCACAGCAGGAGATGCCCATGCGTGACTGGAACATCCTAGAAGAGCTCTGGCAGGTCATTCAGGATCGGGCCGAGCACCCGTCGGCCGAGAGTTACGTCAGTTCGATCCTGACCCACAGGAAAGGGGTCGATAAATCCCTGGAGAAGGTTGGTGAAGAGGCGGTCGAGTTCATC
This window of the Methanoculleus thermophilus genome carries:
- a CDS encoding SIMPL domain-containing protein → MRGKIVLLGIALMVLCAAVIGSVTAQTPEPAESKEKLIHVSGTGKVTTTPDQAIILFSVETEHADVKTAQQQNAEKMDAVIKALKKAGIPEKDIRTASYNIIPVTGENNRPLSSETGASDLKIQFYRVINTLEVTLNDVDRAGEIVDLAVENGANRVDRFAFTLSDEKQQQFRSQALTAAVAQARSDADAVAAALGKRIIDVKEVNVGSSYIPLAYDSRFMSMEKAAGVAAPTPLEAGEIDVTATVSISYVIS
- a CDS encoding MBL fold metallo-hydrolase — its product is MEALGANFTKSQYPVFSHDRIGGAATVLAGSPSMEAYAHDAVSEKTLGLIWSHTEPRDIREWTEIADGIAVTGPLVVTTPNGYPVVTGCAHPHISRIVERGS
- a CDS encoding DUF432 domain-containing protein — translated: MNNGLLTYRRRCEGRTFERVLVSKTGEFIINPVEPHNLPEDITNFLQIEFPPIVVEPGATQTVYLKFPIEMGVFLESAKDIRVLDIFGLGSQKFTLYGSPTDGLIARWYKSEIYPEIPPVEPLREGVMELSIHNAYTEWAEVSYAVFDTTDMKIYYDEIVAISASMKIIARTLAETNFADKPLRPGMAKAIELHVARKIPMIDRGYLMEWGY
- a CDS encoding serine/threonine-protein kinase produces the protein MTPTPVPSSEILGEEMTETPTGRHMEPQEESSRTAGAQLPGPTGIVLGLTLLAGAAVLGARYLKQPEKRGPHGASSASTIVLQDPNRTVLPHPAGFPRELSERYDRITFVGRGGLGQVFSAVRRDDGRPVAVKVPVAYDEATGKTFLKEMRFWEELAHPNIVQVYSVNILPVPYVEMEYLPQSLTDLDKPLLPKTAARIAAGILAGLAYAHKRGIVHRDIKPGNILLAEDLTPKIADWGMSTRPEETRENGTAGFTLAYAAPEQIAPEQFGRTGPATDIYLFGVVFYEMVTGKLPYASEGIAGITGAILNAQPAPPSDLDPALARFDEIILRCLAKTPTDRYQSAGEALDAIETVVRETGYGRA
- the hisE gene encoding phosphoribosyl-ATP diphosphatase gives rise to the protein MRDWNILEELWQVIQDRAEHPSAESYVSSILTHRKGVDKSLEKVGEEAVEFIIAAKNQVPERTISEAADLLFHFLVALKASGTDVADVLDELAARRK
- a CDS encoding sensor histidine kinase, coding for MYVKANQEEIKDTISHGQIPLSIFNHLQQPALVLDCEGRVIVWNEGMVQYTGISAEEMIGRGSYAHGKALFGERRPTLADCILSHDEPRSDHYPLLPHEGEGTLAKSQITLASGREIVCMAAPLCDADGQQVGAIEIFQDLPHAPSAEDPSEISQEQVQILANSLPDMIFTLNRKGVFTQFFWTSARNEGINPDDIVGKTPYDLFPPREAEFLIDAARRVIEAGERVSETWSFPWHGDQRSFMVTMNPLHNSTGKIVAATGVSRDITRDLLCERVLQETSQFSNLYLDLLGTDIYNTHMVAATIIEMLRERLSGEEAELAQRVKITIEQGINVIKNVELLNTLNKHQIRLEPIDLDCVIRDQIRRYAGIDIRYEAKSHMVWASPLLEHVISNLISNCIKFGGMKVRIEISVIETADIVTLSVADNGIGIPDHLKPNIFDRFNREGKSTPGSRGLGLHIVKTLVTRYGGRVWASDRVPGKPEEGAAIKIILQKC
- a CDS encoding NusA-like transcription termination signal-binding factor, with amino-acid sequence MIRTISFKERRYIEELRILTRATALDCIIDERFDRVVYLIKEGDMGLAIGRKGSNIKKMQRVLGKRVEMVEYSPEIEKFAKNVFKPADVVGTNKGDNGRLTVYVKPGDLGIAIGKGGCTIEKARILISRYFNTDLGEVLTAGDAHA
- a CDS encoding mechanosensitive ion channel family protein; the encoded protein is MAFNVTEILDSSIGVGNITLGNVLYFAIALIIGVIVAKVVSINARRLLAERLPKNESELLTKLIYYIIILWAFVIALPQLSFDLSGLLVAGGVAGLVIGFASQSVVSNLISGLFLMFERPIKLGDNVNIAGINGIVEDIRVLSTVLKTYDGIYVRIPNEKAFTSNITNYVNNPARRFTYQIPIRYKDDVDAAIRITKEVIAAHPFALKNPAPMVFLDSIGDRGLNLDVRIWTPAWKWWDVRIDLLLKIRQALEANGIDVPLPQRILWFADDLGIKNPSAEGYEIIGRDEIE